AACTCTGGTTGGGCTCGACATAATGTTTCAAACTTTCCTCAGATTCACTGAAGAAATCTTGCGCTTCTTAGTATTGAGCAAATTCCAGTCAATTCTAGGGAAGATAAAGTCCCTCCACTGGTTATTGTGGGGCCAGTGCAAACATCCCAACAGTGTAACTGCAGATTGCCTCTGTAAATGAACCTTCCAGTTTGCAGTGACATTCCCAGTGGGGTAACCTCTGCATCTTTTaacccccccctcccacccccactcaCATGTAAAACAATCAAACCCAGGAATGTTGAGCTGCCAGCCCTGTCCGTCCGACAACATAAAACTCCTAATGTTGAAATAAACTCATTTCAGCCCAGCAATCCCACCATGTTTATTAGCCTGACATTGGCGCTCGTTCTTTTCAGACTGTCTTGTCATACATACATTCTCCCACTTGCTACTCCAGTTCAAACTCTGCCAAGTGACACCATCAAACCTCCTGGTGAAGATATTGGTTCCGGTCCGGTTGAAATGCAAATGGTCTTGTTTGTCCCGGTCTCCCACCTGCCTGGACCACCCATGAATCCATGAATCTGAAAACCTCCctcctgcatcagttcctcagcaaCATATTAAACTGCGCGAAATATCGATTTCCCACCACACTAGCGCATGGTTTTGGTCACAATTCCGCGATTACaatcctggaagtcctgctttttttAAACCTAGTTCTCTAAAACCACTGTGTAGGACTTAACATCCCTGCTCGTTTAAACCCTTCCGTGTAGCACGAAGAAGGCTCCCCGGAAACATATTGGCTCCCCTCCTCCTTGGACCCGCCTCTCGTTTCCCTTGAGACCCAAAGATCCTTGTACCTGAAGAACCACCCACctcgcaccagctcctcagccaccccTTTACCTGGGCTTTAGAAGGCGCCAGAAGCGCGGTCTATATATCTGGTTATGTATCCTGTTCTTGTATGTGACCAGTCTTTCATTTCCCTGACGACCCAGAGGAACAATTGTTCTAATGAATCAACCCCCTCATCACTGGAAGTGACTGCACCCTCTCCCACCAACTGCTGTGTGTGAGGGCGCTGACACTGGTCATGGGGCCGGGAGGGACAGACCGAGGTCCTCGGGGATTTGTAGAATGGAAAAGCACTTCCTTTAATTTAAAGCAGGAGAATCGGCAAATTCCCAGAAAACCCATAGTATGTACGTGGTGTGTGAGGGAGTTTTGTTTTTCGCTGGAGCGCTTCGTGTCGGATGAATCGTTGGAAATTGGCGGTTGTGGTAAAGTGAAGGCGGAGCTGGACGATGAGAGGCCGCTCTCGGCTCTGTccgtcactctgactctgtctcctcccctccccgcctctgtctttctgcgcgtttctcgggcaggtcggggcgctgtgtataaaaggagacagcagcaggcagtttgtcagtgagcagcgacctgagtgaagcagcatcatgtctggcagagggaaaggaggcaaAGGACTGGGCAAAGGCGGAGCCAAGCGGCACCGTAAAGTGCTCCGTGATAACATCCAGGGCATCACCAAACCGGCCATCCGCCGTCTGGCTCGCCGTGGTGGTGTAAAGCGGATCTCGGGTCTGATCTACGAGGAGACCCGCGGGGTGCTGAAGGTTTTCCTGGAGAATGTGATCCGGGATGCGGTCACCTACACTGAACACGCCAAGCGCAAGACGGTGACTGCCATGGATGTGGTGTACGCTCTGAAACGCCAGGGCCGCACTCTCTATGGCTTCGGCGGCTGAAAAACTCCCACCTCcttctgagcacaaaacaaaggcTCTTCTAAGAGCCACCCACCGCCTCACAAACGGAGCCGTATCCGCAGACTTTTAATTAGTTTTTATCGATACATTCAGTTGGGTTGCATTTGAAACAGATTGATCGAATCCGCTTGAAACATACTGCAATTCTGCCTTTCCAGTCAGTGATTACCGCAAAACCTGCATTAGGATCGATTTTAATCCTCTATCAGTTTCGAACAGAAATCAGTTCACTCGTTTAGAGAACGATTCTGCAGTTGTGAATTTAAATCTTAACTGAGGAAATTAGATATTAAATTTATTAAACGAAACTGAATTTGTATAATTCGTCATACAATTAATTGTAAATAAAATGTAATCAAGCACCGTTGCTGGGTGGTCTTCAATTGCCAGGCGATTTTAAATTAATCCGGCGCCAATCACTCTGCATCAATGAAGTCCGACCGCTCGGCAAATTTTTATTTGTCGTAAATTTTTATTCGCCGCCAGCCTACAGGAAAGGAATCAACCAATCGCAGTAAGGAACCTTAATAGACACCTGGTTCAGCCAatcagaggtgatgggcagacccTTTCCAAAAGTAtaaaatcctgtcctgaagcaCGTTTCGTCTATCTTGTTCCTGTATTTCAGCCTGTGTTGTCGGTTGTGAAGGAGAATGGCCCGTACCAAGCAGACAGCGCGTAAATCAACCGGAGGGAAAGCTCCTCGCAAACAGTTGGCGACCAAAGCGGCGCGGAAGAGCGCTCCAGCCACCGGCGGAGTGAAGAAGCCTCATCGCTACCGGCCCGGCACCGTGGCTCTGCGGGAGATCCGGCGCTACCAGAAATCCACCGAGCTGCTCATCCGCAAACTTCCCTTCCAGCGCCTGGTGCGGGAGATCGCTCAGGACTTCAAAACCGATCTGCGCTTCCAGAGCTCGGCCGTCATGGCCCTGCAGGAGGCTAGCGAGGCTTACCTGGTCGGGCTGTTTGAGGACACTAACCTGTGCGCCATCCACGCCAAGCGAGTCACCATCATGCCCAAGGACATCCAGTTGGCCCGCCGCATCCGCGGGGAGCGCGCCTGAACCCAGCCTCCACAACAAGCACAAgaaaaggctcttttaagagccactacCACAGCAAAGGAAAGGGCTGTCGCTTGCTGATTATTGTAGTGACGATCTGCCTTCCTGATGGGGTTGTTCGGTTTTGCATTAACTGACTGCAATCATCAGCTGTTCTGTGCCGACAGGTTAATTCAGCGAGAGACAGGAGATGAACGCGCTCCCTCCCTGTCAGGGTCTCATCTGGCCCTTCACTTCTCCCACAAACCTGGCATGTACAGCTGCTGCGGCTGTTACCGTTTTGTTTGCTTTCGACATGCCCGGCTGTCCTTGGAGTGGGAGCATGCGGTCGCGATGGGTACAGTGGGAGATTTCCGAGAGCGGTAATTatatatttttgattttattcttgtaaatgttgtgtaaataaacttttgTAGCTGGTACCTGATTGAAGGTCAGTCGGCAAAGTCGCCGGGTAGGTTATCATATATCTTCCCCCTGCAGTCCATCCCCAGAGACAGATCCCTCTCTCAAGAcgccccctcccctctcacacaGGTTTCAGCAGTTCCCAATCAACTCAGCTGAATCGGGCTTTGGGATGCGAGGTGCGGAATCTCAGTCACGCTGTCCTGGAGCGGGAGAACGAACTGGGCCTGCAGACCACCCCAccggtctcactctctctcacacacacacaacccgaGTGAAACGCAGTGTTTCACTTCAAATCTGGGACGTCAGGGCCGCTCTGAATGTCAGAGAGGTACCGGGAAAATCGGGTTTTATGCGGTAAGTTCCCCCGCAAAACTCAGTCGGACCCACAGCGGGAATCACAATATTCACGATCAGCTCTTTTCTGAGATGTGGGTGGCTCTGAGAAGAGCCGTTGGGTTCAAACACTTACAAACGGTATATCTCAATTCACTTTTTGACTGCTGTCTTCTTGGCCGCCTTCTTCTTCGGGGCTGCGAGTTTCTTGGGGCTCTTTGGCTTCGACGCCGCTGGTTTCTTAGCTGCCGTTTTTTTAGCCGCTGGTTTCTTAGCTGCCGCTTTTTTAGCCGCTGGTTTCTTAGCTGCCGCTTTTTTAGCCGCTGGTTTCTTAGCTGCCGCTTTTTTAGCCGCTGGTTTCTTAGCTACCGCTTTCTTAGCCGCTGGGTTCTTGGCGCCAGACTTCTTGCTGGGAGATTTCTTGATGGCAGATTTCTTTACCGATGGCTTGTTCGCTTTCTTCACCGCTTTCACAGCACTTTTTCCTTGACCGGATTtaaaggatcccgaaagacccgcGCCCTTGGTCTGAACCAAGGAGCCGCTTTCCACTCTCTTCTTGATGCACATCCTGATCTGGGCGCGACGTTTCCCCACATCGACACCGCTGCTGGTCAGAGCCTTCATGATGGCCACAGCGGACATCCCCTTCCTATCGCGACAATCCGCCACAATATTATCGATTTGTTCGCCCAGTTTGGGACCGGCTGGTTTGCTCCGGCCGGCCGCCTTCTTCTTGGGAGTCTTCTTTGCGGCGGCGGGTGCGGCTGGAGGAGCCGTTTCGGCGGGTGCTGTCTCGGTCATGTCGGCGACTCTGGAAAATGCTTCTCACAATCAGACTGAATGAGAACTGAAGCGAAAGGCGGCGGCCCAGAGCAATTTAAAGACAGCGAGCGGACGGGGCGGAGACATCCTGCTGTCAGCTCCCGGAGACTtcatttttctgtgtttctctctcctcaaaAACTCTCCGATTCCAATTAAAATCGGACACTCCAGAGACTCAGACTGGTCCTTGTCCGTCACTGAGGCCGCAAAGTTCGCCGGAAAGAGAGTTTAATCGGGATTAAAGGCAGCACTTTCTATTTTAACCCGTTTGATTACTGCACTGCCCGCGAtctctctccattttgttgacCTGTTCTCTGCTTTTCGGCTGAAATTTTGAAACTAACTAAAACTTTGCGGTTAATTCCCGCTTCGGGACTGAGCTGGGGAGTGAGGCGATCCCATAACAGAGAAATCTTTTCATTTTGTACAGGAGGCGCTGGGAAATCCGGCGATGTGTTCGGACCCACAAACACAGTGATACTCGTCTAATCCGCCCGCCGCTTTAAAACACTCTCTctgaatcagcaagtcaggcagcatcaatgctgagaatgaacagtcgacatttcgggccgagtcccttcatcaggactctggtgggagatgctgcctgacttgctgggttcctccagcattttggccgCGTTGTTCGCCATTCCCAGAATCTCTTGTCGTTATGCTGGCACAATGTTCACATCTGCACCTTCAGAGGCCTGTACTGCTGTCAGAACAAAACGACAGGTTCCTCGTCATATAACAcggtgataaatctgattctgattccaaggaataaaggacAAAGGACATTGTCTGGCCAAACTGACTATGTAACTGAGAACCTCGGGTCCGGGAAATATACCTTGGAAATCTTTTCCACACACTCCCCAGTTTAACCACGTTTCCTATAATGGTGACAAGAGCTGTATACAAATCGGCAAGTGTGTCCTCCAGTCATTTACACAACTGTGACATAATGTCACAACTGATATACtctatcccctgactaatgaagaccagcatgtGAAACCccgttcttcaccaccctgtctgcaagtgacacaactttcaatgaACTGTGTTCACTTTACCCCTAAATCTCTCCGGCCCATTCCAGTCCCCAATGACCGATCTTTCATAGTGTAAGTTctacactggtttgactttccaatatgcaccgcctcacacttatctgtattgaaatgCATTTGCCACACTTGACCCTCTTCCCTAAGTGATCATGAGCACCCTGTAATCCGCGACATCCTTCTAAGTAAAGTTGAGGGAAGTTACTCCAACTCATTAATAAAACTTTTGTGCACTGGCATTGATCAGTGAAGGTGATTAGTATCAAATTCAAAATCATGTTCATTATCATGGACATAtgtcattaactttgttgttttgctacagcagtacagagcaatttcttaaaaaaaaaagttaaaataagAAATACAGAATAAACTAAATCGTGTAAAAAGAGGATCAGGGAGGGGTGTGAGTCTGAAGATGAGAACAGGAAACCTAAAACCTTGTCCATTCttgcctcttttactcttcatatatctgaaaataaatcTTTTTTGTATCTTGTTTCTATTATTGGCCAGttactttcataattcatctgacTTCTGCATATTGTTATTATAGTTGTTCTGTTTTTTTAAGTTTCCCATTCCTTTAGCTTCCCATTAATTTTGGTGATATTCTTTGCCCTCTCATgttcttttatgctgcctttgtcttctgttgttagtgatggttgcctcatcctcccttttaaATACTGTTTCTGCAAATTTCTCCTGGAGACTGAAACTTTTCATACAAGGTAATCTGGGAAAGTTGAAATGCCCAACTGCTGTAAACTTGTTCCCATTACCCCTCTGTGTGATTTACTAATATGTCTGCTGCACAATATCTGAGCCGATTGGGAGGCCGGCAGATTAATCCCATCAAAATCATCATTCATCATTTTATTTAAAACCTATACTTACAAGACCTCATCAAAACCCCTCTTATCAGTGAAGTGTTGGTCTCCTTATTCAAAGATGCAACATCCCCCACCCATAAGGTAGCTTTTAAATGTTTCCCCTTCATCTTAAACAATTACCCTGTAAATTTAGGCTTCCCTACCCTACAAAAAGAGTGCCCACCTACTGATTTTGTAAACCTCTGGACGGTCACCAGACAGCTCCTTACTCtctcaggagagagaaagagagtcccAGTCTGTCCAGCTTCTGCTGATAATTAAAGTCCTCCAGTGTCAGTAACATTCTCATCAAACTTCCCTCCACACTTGCCAGCTTCATGACATCTTTCCTGCAactggatgaccagaactgtgcaaaatACAGTCTGGTCTCACTTTGACTTTTACAGCTGTCATACGGCATCCCAAATTCTCTACTCAGTTCCCTGATCAATGAAGACAAATAGGCCAAACACCACCTTCACCATCCTGACTATCTGTGTTGTCTCTTTCAGTGAATGatgtttctgtatttcatggcccTCTTCTGTAATACTCTCCAAGGGACAAGAATTTACTGTGCAGATCCTTCCCTGGTTGAACTTCTCATAATGCAACACCTGAAACTTGTCCACATCAATATCCTTCTGCCATTTTTTGGCTGACTTCCCCAGTTAATCTCCATCCTATTGTACTCTCACACAATCTTCACAGTCCACACTACCACCAACattgctgtcatctgcaaactcactgTCACTACAATGTCAGAAAATTGTTAATGTAGATGACAATTGACAgtaccagcaccgatccctgtgactgtcactggTCAGAGGCCTC
The sequence above is a segment of the Mobula birostris isolate sMobBir1 chromosome 28, sMobBir1.hap1, whole genome shotgun sequence genome. Coding sequences within it:
- the LOC140188889 gene encoding histone H1-like, with the translated sequence MTETAPAETAPPAAPAAAKKTPKKKAAGRSKPAGPKLGEQIDNIVADCRDRKGMSAVAIMKALTSSGVDVGKRRAQIRMCIKKRVESGSLVQTKGAGLSGSFKSGQGKSAVKAVKKANKPSVKKSAIKKSPSKKSGAKNPAAKKAVAKKPAAKKAAAKKPAAKKAAAKKPAAKKAAAKKPAAKKTAAKKPAASKPKSPKKLAAPKKKAAKKTAVKK